The Rhodococcus rhodochrous DNA window AGCAGTGCGACGCCCTGGGCGCCGCCGACGGCCCACACCTCGTCGACGCCGAGCAGGGCCGCGGCGGCGAGGATCGTCGGGTGCGGCAGTCCGCCGAAGTTCTTCTGCGGCGGCGAGGCGATGACGAGCGATTCGACGCCGGCGGCCTGCGCCGGGACGACGTTCATCACGACCGACGACGGATAGACCGCGTTGCCACCGGGCACGTAGAGGCCGACGCGTTCGACCGGCACCCAGCGTTCGGTGACGGTACCGCCGGGGACGACCTCGGTGGTGACGTCGGTGCGACGCTGAGCCGCGTGCACGACGCGCGTGCGCGCGATGGCCTCCTCGAGGGCGGCACGGACGGCGGGGTCGAGTTCGGCGAGCGCTCGGTCGAGTTCTGCGGCGGGAACACGCACGGACGCCGGGCGGACCCCGTCGAACTTCTCGCAGTAGTCGAGCGCAGCCTCGGCGCCGCGGTCGCGGATGTCGTCGACGACGGGACGGACCTGATGGAGCACCGCGTCCACATCCACTCCGCCGCGGGGCAGTGCGCCCCTGAGCTCCGCAGTGGTGGGAGTACGACCGCGCAGGTCGGTGCGGGCAAGCATGAGGTGTCCTCTCTCGTCGAACAGGGATCACCCTCTACTATCCCGCATCCCCCGACGACGTTCGAAGTCGCGCCCGCGTGAGGATGCTCTCGGCACGGATCACCGTGCTTATGCTGTCGGCATGGACGAGGACGAGTCGCGCCCGAGCACGTTGGGCGAGTTGATCCGCCGCCAGCGTGAACTCGCAGAACTGCCCATGCGTCAGCTCGCGGCGATGGTGGGCATCTCGAATCCGTACCTGTCGCAGATCGAACGGAACCTGCGGGCGCCGAGCGAGCGTGTGCTGCAAGCGATCGCCGAACAGTTGCACCTGTCCGCGGACACCCTCGCGGCCCACGCGCAGGCCGACGACGGAGCGGAGTCCGCCGTGCTGCGGGCGATTCGCGAGGATCCCGACCTGACCAATCCCCAGCGGCGTTCGCTCGAGGAGATGTACGAGGCGTTCCGGGAGGTCACCGTCGCGCGTCGTCGGCGTGGCGGAGGGCGCGAACCCGGCGAGGAGTGAGCATTCTCACAATCGCCACCAGGCGGGTTCGTGCGTCACGCAGCAGCCGAGGTCAGCCCGATTTCGTCACGTCGTCGGCGAACATGCAGGTAGCACGTACCTGGGGGTAAGGTGCGCGCCTCCGTCGGCGGCGTCAACATCGGCTCCGGACCATTCACCCAGTTCTGGAGTTGCTCGGTGCTCAACCATCTGCAGAAGAAGCTCACCTCCTCCCTCGACCCGATCGGGTGGGGACCGGCCGTCGCATCCGTCGCCGGCCGTGCAGTGAAGAATCCGCGGGCCGTGGCCGGCGCGACCACGGAGTACGCCGGTCGTCTGGCGAACATCCCGGCGGCGGCGACACGCGTGTGGAACGCCGCCGATCCGCAGCCCCCGGTGCCGCTGGATCCGAAGGACCGCCGGTTCTCCGATGCCGCCTGGAAGGAGAATCCGGCCTACTTCTCGCTGCTGCAGAGCTATCTCGCCACCCGCGAGTACGTCGAGGACCTCGCCGACGCCGGCTCGGGCGATCCCGTGCAGGACGGCAAGGCCCGTCAGTTCGCGAACCTGATGTTCGACGCGCTCGCCCCGTCGAACTTCCTCATCAACCCGGGTGTGCTCGTGCGCGCACTCGACACCGGTGGCGCTAGCCTGTTCCGCGGCGCGAAGTACGCCATCGAGGACGTCGTGCACCGGAAGGGCCTGCCGCTCAAGGTCGATCGCGAGGCGTTCACCCTCGGCGAGAACATGGCCGCGACCCCCGGCAAGGTCGTCTTCCGCAACGACCTCATCGAGGTCATCCAGTACGCCCCGCAGACCGGTGAGGTGCACGAGATCCCGATCCTGGCGGCGCCGCCGTGGATCAACAAGTACTACATCCTCGATCTCGCGCCGCAGCGCAGCCTCATCGAGTGGGCCGTGCAGCACAACCGCACCGTGTTCGCGATCTCGTACCGCAACCCGGACGAGTCGATGCACGAGATCACGATGGACGACTACTACCGCCAGGGAGTCTCCGCGGCGCTCGACGTCGTCGAGGAGGTCACCGGCTCGTCGCGCATCGAGGTGCTGTCGATCTGCCTGGGCGGCGCGATGGCAGCCATGGCCGCGGCGCGCATGGGCAAGCTGGGCGACAAGCGCATCAGCGCGTTCACGATGCTCAACACGCTCCTGGACTACAGCGAGGTCGGCGAGCTCGCGCTGCTGACCGACCCGGCGACGCTCGACCGTGTCGAGTTCCGGATGAGCAAGCAGGGCTTCCTCTCGGGCAACGAGATGGCCGGCAGCTTCGACATGATCCGTGCACGCGATCTGATCTTCAACTACTGGGTGTCGCGGTGGATGAAGGGCGAGAAGCCCGCCGCCTTCGACATCCTGGCGTGGAACGAGGACAGCACCCGCATGCCGGCGAAGATGCACTCGCACTACCTGCGGTCGCTGTACGGCCGCAACGAGCTCGCGCGCGGCGTGTACGAACTCGACGGCGAGGTCCTCGACCTGTCGGACATCACGTGCGACACCTACGTGGTGGGCGCCATCAACGACCACATCGTGCCGTGGACCTCGTCGTACAAGGCGACGGGCCTGCTCGGCGGGTCGGTCCGGTACGTCCTGACCAGCGGTGGCCACGTGGCCGGCGCGGTCAATCCCCCCAACCCGAAGGCCTGGTTCGAGGCCGTCGGAGCGCCCGACTCCGAGAAGCTCCCGAAGCTGCCCGAGGACCCGAAGGCGTGGTCGGAGAAGGCCACTCGCACCGCAGGGTCGTGGTGGGAGGACTGGACCGCATGGTCGACGAAGCGGGCCGGTGAGCTCGTCGCTCCCCCGGCGATGGGCAGCGCGCAGCATCCGCCGCTGTGCGATGCCCCGGGAACGTATGTCTTCGGGTGACATTGCGTGTTAGCTATCATTTTGCTAACTTGCTAACAGCGCTGATCCGAGCGCACCCCCACAGGGGAAGCCCCGCTCCTGTCACGAGCGCCCACGGAAGGTACACACCATGACCGCACCGACCAAGACCACCGCCGCCAACGCCAAGGCCACCGATGCCGCGGCCAAGGCGACCGAAGCCGCCACGAAGGCCGCCGCCGAGGCCACCGCAACGGCCCAGCAGTCGGCCGAGAAGCTGACCTCGACGGCCGCTGCGGTTGCCGACAAGGCCGCGACCGAGTTCACCAAGACCGTCGACGAGGCCACCGAGCGCTTCCAGGAGTTCAACGCGAAGTTCGTCGACGCCGCGAAGCAGAGCGGAAACCTCGGTGTCGACACCTACGAGAAGGCCGTCTCGAGCCTCCTGGATCTGCAGGAGAAGGTCGCCGACGCCACCCCCGTCGAGTGGGTCGCCGATCTCGCCAAGGCGCAGGTCTCCTTCGCTCGCGAGCTCACCACCACCGTCACGAGCACCGCTCGCGACCTGCTGAAGTAATCGTCGACTCACTCGATGCAGTCGATACCGAACACCGCATCAGCGGACGTTCTCCGGTGCAGTGCATGCTGACACCGACACCAGCCCGGATCGCCGCGGCCCCGTTTCGTCTCGGGACCGCGGCGATCGCGGGCTGGAGCGGCTATCTCGCCGGCCTCGTACGACGCGGCGCCACGCCGTGCACGCTGGTCTCCGACGCGAACCGGTACAGCCGCGCCCTGACCTCGGCCACGCCGCCGCGCTGGACCACGGACTGGCCGGTGGAGTGCCGGTGGTCCCTCGGAGCTCTGCGTGATTGCAGCACCCCCGATCCCGCACGCGACGAGATCCCCACGCTGTTGCTGCCGCCGCAGGCCGGCACCCACTCGTGCATCGTCGACCATTCCGCCGACCGCAGCCAGGTCGAAGCCCTCAGGGCCGGTGGTCTTACCCGCCTGCACTGCCTCGACTGGGCACCCGCGACTCCCGCGACGGACGACTGCTCGATCGATGAGCACCTGGCGGTCGTCACCGAGGCCGTCGACCATCTCGGTGGCCGGGTGAACCTGATCGGCGACAGCCAGGGCGGGTGGCTCGGCACGATCTACACGGCACTGCATCCCGAGCGCGTGCACTCGCTGACCGTGGCGGGAGCACCCATCGACTTCCACGTCGACCAGCCGGCGCTGTCGGTGCTCGCCCACGCGCCCCGCGGGGCCGCGGCCACGACGATCGACTTCTGGTACGGGGCGGCGCGGGCCGTCGGAGTGCCGACCACCGATCCGATCGGTGAGATCGAACGAGCGATGACACTGCTCGGCCTGCTCCACGATCCCGACGAAGTGGCGCGCTGGGAGGCCGAACGGCACTGGTTCACCTGGAAGCAGGAGATCCCTTCGGCCTTCCGCGAATGGATCATGCGGCACCTGTTCGTGGGCAACGAACTCGTCGCCGGCACACTGAAGGCCGAAGGACGCGTCGTCGACCTCTCGGCCGTCGAGTGCCCGGTCCACCTCATCGCCGGGTCCGCCGATCCGATCGCAACTCCCCGGCAGGTCACCGCGCTGGCCGAGCACGTGTCGACCCCGCCGGAGAGGATCACCACCACGATCGCCGATGCCGGCCACATCGGGCTGTTCATCGGCCGCCGTGCGCTCACGGAGGTGTGGACGCCGCACGCCCGTCGCGTCGCGGCGTCGGCGTGATCGTGCTGTCCCGGCCGCAGCGCGGTCGGGACAGCGATCAGGACGGGGTGTCGACCCCGAGGCGCGTACACGCCGCCTTGTAGAGGTCGACGACGGCCGTGCGGAGTCCCGCCCGGTCGGTCACCGGCTCGAGCCACGGGATACGCACGGTGTGATCGCGACCGTCGATGACGACGACCCACTCCCCCGCCTCGCGGTCGACGCCGGTCATCCGAGCCTCGACGGCACCGGGCTCGGCGAAGGCACGCACGATGAGCAGGCTGTCGGCCGCGTGGTCGTCGTTCATGTGGGCAGTCACAGCCGCCACCACCTGGCTGTCGAAGTCGGTCACGGGCGCTCAGCGTAGCCAATCGGGGCGGGCGACGGGCGTGTCGGTCCCGGTCGCGACCCCGCCCTGTCCGTTCGGTGATGCGGCGCAACGATTCTCGAAACGACGCGGTCAGCCGTGTTCGGCGTCGCTCTCGCCGCTCACCTCGTCGTCGATCTCCACCCGGACGCCGAGGGCGGATTCCAGCGCCTCGAGTTCCTCGTCGAAGTGATCGAGCAGCCGGACGAGATCCGGGACCGTGCGACCGCAGGCCGTGAGACCGAAGGCGATCTCGTCGTCGGTGCTCGTGCACGTGATGTTCAGCGCCTGCCCGTCGACGGGCACCGACAGCGGATACAACGCGTCGACGCGCGCACCGTTCCAGTACAACGGCGCATCAGGGCCCGGCACGTTCGAGACGATCACGTTGAACGGCGGCCGCGGCAGCGCCCGGTTGCCGGTGAGTACTCCCACCGCCAGGGGCGCCACACCCACCGCGCTCGTCGCGAGACGACCGAGCTTCGACATCGAGTTCATCGCGTGCTTGCCCTCGATCATCGAACCGCGCACGCGCGCAAGACGTTCCACCGGGTCGGCGCACTGCGTCCCGAGTGTGCACATGAGGATGCCGATCTCGTTGCCCGACGAGCTCCCGCTCCGACGCAACGAGACCGGGACCATCGCCACCAGCGAATCCTCCGGCAGCGCATCGTGTTCGGAGAGATACGTCCGCAGCGCCCCACCGGACAGTTCGAGGACGACGTCGTTGAGCGTCGCGTCGGCCGCCTTGGACACCATCCGCAGTCGCTCGATCGGCCAGGACCGGGCCGCGAATCTGCGCGATCCGGAGATCTGCCGGTTGAGGATCGTGTTCGGAGCGCCCAGCGACAACGAACCACCGCGATTGTGCAAAGCACGGTCGACGGTGCCGACGAGCGCCGGAACCAGAGCGACCGCCTCGGACACGACGTTCACTGCATCGTTCACCGCACCGGTCGCCGCGCGGACGACGGCGCCGGGGAACCCGATCGCGGTACCCATCGCCGAGCGGCTCGACGACTGCGCGTCGGCGACCGCCCACGGGGCCGGCATGTCGGTGCGGTCCGGGTCGGTGCTGAGCGCACGGCGCAGCAGGCGCATCGCCCCCACCCCGTCGGCGACCGCGTGGTGGATCTTCACGTAGAGGGCGTAGCGACCGTCGGACAGCCCTTCGATCAGGTGCATCTCCCACAACGGGCGGGTGCGGTCGAGCAGCGACGCGTGCAGGCGGGAGACGAGTTCCCACAGATCGTCCATCGTGCCCGGGGACGGCAGCGCGTTGAACCGGACGTGGTAGTCGATCGAGAAGCGCGGATCGTCCTCCCATGCCCACTGCCCGAGGGTGAACAGCGAGCGGGTGGGCCGCTTGCGCCACAGCGGCCCGGCGGGTTCCTCCCGGGCGAGCGCCTCGGCGAACATCGACTTCAGGTCGCTCGCGTCCTTGCCCTCCGGCGGCTGGAACAGCAGGAGACCGCCGACATGCATCGGGTGGTCGCGCGACTCGCCGAGCAGGAACATCGAGTCGGTCGGTGACATCGGTAACCGCATCGTGTTCTGTCTTCCTCCCCCACCCGGCACCGGCGACAACCGGAGCACCGCCCCTACGTGACCGGTACCGGCACGTCGATGTGCTGTCAGTTCTACCCCAGAAAGCGCACGTGCGGGATCGTCTCACCGACGGATGTTCCGGTGGCGCGTCCGATTCGTCCCTGCCGTGACCTGCGACCTACACGCTCACATGTCGAGGCCGAAGTCCAGGACGGTCACAGAGTGGGTGAGCGCACCCACCGCGAGGAAGTCGACGCCCGTGCGCGCGTAGTCGGCGGCGACGTCGAGGGACAGGCCGCCGGAGGATTCGAGTCGTGTCTGCGGCGCATGGGTGTTGCGCCGCTGCACCGCGATCTGAGTCTGCCACAGCGGGAAGTTGTCGAGCAGGATCAATTCCACGTTCTCGGCGAGCACCTCGTCGAACTGCTCGAGGGTGTCGACCTCCACCTCGCACGCGATATCGGGAGCGTGTTCCCGGACGGCGCGCAGCGCCGCGACCACCGAACCGGCCGCGGCGACGTGATTGTCCTTGATCAGCGCCTCGTCGCCGAGTCCCATGCGGTGGTTGACGCCGCCGCCCATCCGCACCGCGTACTTCTGCAGTGCGCGCATCCCCGGCAGGGTCTTGCGGCTGTCGCGGATCTTCGCCTCGGTGCCGGTCACGGCGTCGACCCAGTGCGAGGTCGCCGTGGCGATGCCCGACAGATGGCACAGCAGGTTGAGCATCGTGCGCTCGGCGGTGAGCAGGCCGCGGGTCGGCGCCTCGACGGTCAGGACCGAATCCCCGGGCAGCACGCGCGTGCCGTCGGACCTGCGATCGAGCACGCGGTAGTGATCAGCACCGATGACCTCGTCGAGGACGAGCAGACCGACATCGAGACCGGCGAGGGTGCCGGCCTGCCGCGCGACCACCGAGGCAGTGGCGACGGCGTCGGCGGGCACGGTGGCGTCGGTGGTGACGTCCGGTCCGTAGCGCAGGTCCTCGTCGAGCGCCTTCCGGACCAGCTCGCGGGTCTCGGCGAGGTCGAGTCCGTCGGGCAGCGCGGTGGTCATCTCAGTTGACTCCTGTCAGTTCCGGGGTGGTGAAGGACAACTCGCCGTCGTCGTCGATGCGCAGTTCGAGGCTGCGTGCCTGCGTCGGGTCGGTGTCCGGACGGTCGCTGCGGGTGTGGCATCCCCGCGATTCGGTGCGGCGCTGCGCCGCGAGCAGCAGGGCCCGCGCGGTGACGGTGAGGGCCGAGTCCTCGAGCCGATCGGCGTCGGTACAGGTTGCGACGACGCTCATCCTGCCGAGTTCGACTGCGGCAGCGGCCAGTCCGTCCGCGTCGCGCACGACCAGCGCGTGCCGGGTCATGAGCTGCTGCAGCACCGTCCGATCACAGACGGTCGAGGCGACGGCGGGAATGCCGTCCGTCCCGACACGCGTTCCGGCCCGTTCGATCGCCGCGGCCGTCCCCGCGCGCTCGCCGAGGACGAGCCCTTCGAGAAGACTGTTGGAGGCGAGCCGGTTCGCGCCGTGCAGGCCGGTACGTGCCACCTCACCTGCCGCGTACAGACCGGGGATGCGGGTGCGGCCGTGCACATCGGTGACGACACCGCCGCACGAATAGTGCGCGGCGGGAGCAACCGGCAGCAGATCACGGGCCGGATCGAGACCGGCGTCGGCACACATCGCCGTGATGGTCGGAAAACGCGTGGCGAAGCCGTCGAGGTGGCGGGCGTCGAGGTACACGTGATCCTCACCGAGTGCAGTGAGTCGCTCGGCGATGGCCCGCGAGACGACGTCGCGGGGTGCGAGGTCGCCGAGCGGATGCACACCCTCGGTGATCGATCGGCCGCGGGAGTCGACCAGTCGTGCTCCCTCCCCGCGCACCGCTTCGCTGATGAGCGGCCGACGTCCGGTGCCGCCTTCCGCGAACAGCACGGTCGGGTGGAACTGGACGAATTCGAGGTCGGCGACACCGGCGCCGGCGGCCAGGGCCAGCGCGATGCCGTCGGCCGTGGCGCCGGGCGGATTCGTGCTGCACGCGTACAGCTGCCCGAGGCCACCGGTCGCGAGCAACACGGCCGGGGTGTGGACGACGCCGAACCCGCGCTCGTCGAGGACGAGCAGTCCGGTGACGCCCCGCGCATCGGTGAGGATCCGGGCGGCAGCGGCGCCGAACAGGACGGGCAGACCCGCCGCGCCGAGGGCTCGCTGAACCTCGGCGCCGGTCGCGTCGCCACCGGCGTGGATGATGCGGCGGGTACTGTGCCCGCCCTCGCGGGTGCGGGCGATGTCGCCGTCTCCGGCGGTGTCGAACACCGCGCCGAGATCGCGCAGGGCGGTGACGGCGTCGGGGCCGGCCGTGACGATCGAGCGCACCGCGTCCTCGTCGCACAATCCCCCGCCTGCGGCAAGTGTGTCGGTGACGTGGGCGTCGACGCTGTCGCCCACCGGGGCCACCACCGCGATACCGCCCTGGGCGTACTGGGTGGCCGTGTCGGTGGGGCCGCCCTTGCTCACCGTGAGCACCCGCGCGCCGCGCCGGGAGGCGGCGCGCGCGGCCGTGAGACCGGCGACGCCACCCCCGACGACCACCAGGTCGGCGTGGTCCTCCCACGCGACCGTGATGGCGGTGGTCACTCGCCGCTGCCCGGGTTGCCG harbors:
- a CDS encoding helix-turn-helix domain-containing protein; this encodes MDEDESRPSTLGELIRRQRELAELPMRQLAAMVGISNPYLSQIERNLRAPSERVLQAIAEQLHLSADTLAAHAQADDGAESAVLRAIREDPDLTNPQRRSLEEMYEAFREVTVARRRRGGGREPGEE
- a CDS encoding PHA/PHB synthase family protein, which produces MRASVGGVNIGSGPFTQFWSCSVLNHLQKKLTSSLDPIGWGPAVASVAGRAVKNPRAVAGATTEYAGRLANIPAAATRVWNAADPQPPVPLDPKDRRFSDAAWKENPAYFSLLQSYLATREYVEDLADAGSGDPVQDGKARQFANLMFDALAPSNFLINPGVLVRALDTGGASLFRGAKYAIEDVVHRKGLPLKVDREAFTLGENMAATPGKVVFRNDLIEVIQYAPQTGEVHEIPILAAPPWINKYYILDLAPQRSLIEWAVQHNRTVFAISYRNPDESMHEITMDDYYRQGVSAALDVVEEVTGSSRIEVLSICLGGAMAAMAAARMGKLGDKRISAFTMLNTLLDYSEVGELALLTDPATLDRVEFRMSKQGFLSGNEMAGSFDMIRARDLIFNYWVSRWMKGEKPAAFDILAWNEDSTRMPAKMHSHYLRSLYGRNELARGVYELDGEVLDLSDITCDTYVVGAINDHIVPWTSSYKATGLLGGSVRYVLTSGGHVAGAVNPPNPKAWFEAVGAPDSEKLPKLPEDPKAWSEKATRTAGSWWEDWTAWSTKRAGELVAPPAMGSAQHPPLCDAPGTYVFG
- a CDS encoding alpha/beta fold hydrolase produces the protein MLTPTPARIAAAPFRLGTAAIAGWSGYLAGLVRRGATPCTLVSDANRYSRALTSATPPRWTTDWPVECRWSLGALRDCSTPDPARDEIPTLLLPPQAGTHSCIVDHSADRSQVEALRAGGLTRLHCLDWAPATPATDDCSIDEHLAVVTEAVDHLGGRVNLIGDSQGGWLGTIYTALHPERVHSLTVAGAPIDFHVDQPALSVLAHAPRGAAATTIDFWYGAARAVGVPTTDPIGEIERAMTLLGLLHDPDEVARWEAERHWFTWKQEIPSAFREWIMRHLFVGNELVAGTLKAEGRVVDLSAVECPVHLIAGSADPIATPRQVTALAEHVSTPPERITTTIADAGHIGLFIGRRALTEVWTPHARRVAASA
- a CDS encoding DUF2470 domain-containing protein produces the protein MTDFDSQVVAAVTAHMNDDHAADSLLIVRAFAEPGAVEARMTGVDREAGEWVVVIDGRDHTVRIPWLEPVTDRAGLRTAVVDLYKAACTRLGVDTPS
- a CDS encoding WS/DGAT/MGAT family O-acyltransferase, translated to MSPTDSMFLLGESRDHPMHVGGLLLFQPPEGKDASDLKSMFAEALAREEPAGPLWRKRPTRSLFTLGQWAWEDDPRFSIDYHVRFNALPSPGTMDDLWELVSRLHASLLDRTRPLWEMHLIEGLSDGRYALYVKIHHAVADGVGAMRLLRRALSTDPDRTDMPAPWAVADAQSSSRSAMGTAIGFPGAVVRAATGAVNDAVNVVSEAVALVPALVGTVDRALHNRGGSLSLGAPNTILNRQISGSRRFAARSWPIERLRMVSKAADATLNDVVLELSGGALRTYLSEHDALPEDSLVAMVPVSLRRSGSSSGNEIGILMCTLGTQCADPVERLARVRGSMIEGKHAMNSMSKLGRLATSAVGVAPLAVGVLTGNRALPRPPFNVIVSNVPGPDAPLYWNGARVDALYPLSVPVDGQALNITCTSTDDEIAFGLTACGRTVPDLVRLLDHFDEELEALESALGVRVEIDDEVSGESDAEHG
- the nadC gene encoding carboxylating nicotinate-nucleotide diphosphorylase — translated: MTTALPDGLDLAETRELVRKALDEDLRYGPDVTTDATVPADAVATASVVARQAGTLAGLDVGLLVLDEVIGADHYRVLDRRSDGTRVLPGDSVLTVEAPTRGLLTAERTMLNLLCHLSGIATATSHWVDAVTGTEAKIRDSRKTLPGMRALQKYAVRMGGGVNHRMGLGDEALIKDNHVAAAGSVVAALRAVREHAPDIACEVEVDTLEQFDEVLAENVELILLDNFPLWQTQIAVQRRNTHAPQTRLESSGGLSLDVAADYARTGVDFLAVGALTHSVTVLDFGLDM
- a CDS encoding L-aspartate oxidase — protein: MTTAITVAWEDHADLVVVGGGVAGLTAARAASRRGARVLTVSKGGPTDTATQYAQGGIAVVAPVGDSVDAHVTDTLAAGGGLCDEDAVRSIVTAGPDAVTALRDLGAVFDTAGDGDIARTREGGHSTRRIIHAGGDATGAEVQRALGAAGLPVLFGAAAARILTDARGVTGLLVLDERGFGVVHTPAVLLATGGLGQLYACSTNPPGATADGIALALAAGAGVADLEFVQFHPTVLFAEGGTGRRPLISEAVRGEGARLVDSRGRSITEGVHPLGDLAPRDVVSRAIAERLTALGEDHVYLDARHLDGFATRFPTITAMCADAGLDPARDLLPVAPAAHYSCGGVVTDVHGRTRIPGLYAAGEVARTGLHGANRLASNSLLEGLVLGERAGTAAAIERAGTRVGTDGIPAVASTVCDRTVLQQLMTRHALVVRDADGLAAAAVELGRMSVVATCTDADRLEDSALTVTARALLLAAQRRTESRGCHTRSDRPDTDPTQARSLELRIDDDGELSFTTPELTGVN